The DNA sequence TACGCGATGCTGGATCGTGAAAATAAACCATTGCATCATGCAATTAATGTCCAAAATTTCTACACCTCCAATATTACTCGAATCCGAGATGTTGGATCAAAGAGTTTTAGAAGAATGCTGGACACACGCTCGGATATGAGTGGATTTAGTGAGACAAGTAATACAGGAGCTGTTGTTGGCACTGTTTTAGTATTGGGCGCGATCGGTGTAGCGGCTGCCTTGTTACCGACAGAAGAGGTACAATAACTAAAAAAAGTAGCTGGAATGGCTCTAAAAGCAAAAAGCTTCAAGTTTCCTTGAAGCTTTTTTGGTAGCGGGGAGCAGGATCGAACTGCCGACCTCAGGGTTATGAATCCTGCGCTCTAACCATCTGAGCTACCCCGCCGTTTTCGTGATGCAAATATAGTAATTAGGAATTATTATCAAAGCAAAATTCGCAAATTTCAATACTTCTTAGCACAAATTGGGCTCATGTAATAATTTCCGATATTAAAGCTCTAATAGCAATAATATCGCATACAATATATTTTGTTTAACAGATTATTTGTGTATTATTACGGGCGGACACGACCATGCCTTCGATCGAAAAATCTGATTGATAACCGTTCGCTAAAGTGTATTAAATAATTTATCCGAGTATATGGCAGAAAAATCAAAGTTAACCTTAGAATATGTAGTTAATTCATCCCCTAGAATATTATTCCCATACCTTTCTGAACCGAATGAGTTGGCGCAATGGTTTGCCGACGATGTAAACTATTCTGAAGGGATTTACGAATTTGTTTGGGACGATGAAGCCTTCAAAGCAAAACTCATTTATTCCAAAGAAAACAAGTGTGTAAAATACAAATGGTTGGAAGACGAACCTTATTATTTCGAGATTGAAATTGTTTTAGATGAACTGACCAATGACGTTGCGCTTAGTATTACAGACTACGTAAAGGAGGACAATCTGGAGGAGCGTAAGATGATTTGGAATAATTCGATCAGCTATCTGCAAAGTGTGATTGGCGCCTAAATTTCTGTACCTTTGTCTTTACTTTTAGCTATTCGCATAGTCTATTAAGAATGTTAGGCGGTTGGTAGAGAATGAAGAAGATACACTTACTCATATTACATGCATTTATAAGACCATTTCTCGTCACATTTACGATTGTGATGTTTGTCTTATTGATGCTTTTTTTGTTTAAGTACATCGATGATCTTATCGGTAAAGGGCTAGAATGGTATACGATTCTAGAATTACTAGGTTATCAATGTATTGTCCAACTGACCATGGCTTTGCCACTTTCCATGTTATTGTCTTCTATCATGACTTTTGGAAATCTGGGGGAAAGCTACGAACTCGTGGCCATCAAGGCTGCCGGTGTATCGCTGAGAAATGCCATGGCACCATTATTTGTTCTCGTAGGTATCTTTGCGGGTGCTTCTTTTATATTTTCAGACTATACCCTTCCTGTCGTAAATCTAAAAATGGGAACTATGCTATTGGACATTAGAAACCAAAAAGCCGATTTCCTGATCAAACCTGGGGTATTCAATAACAGCATTCCCGGTTATTCAATCCGAGCAAGAAGCAAGAGCGCCGATGGCACGGTCTTGCACGACCTACTGATCTACAATCATACCACCAGTAGCAAAGCTACTAACATCCTTATTGCCAAGGAAGGATATATGCACAACTCAGTAGACAATAAATACATGGTACTGCAGCTCAAAGATGGTGTCCAATATGAAGATGCCAGAGCGAAGAATGCCAAGCGCTACGATGAACGGCAGCAGTTTACCCGTTTCCGCTTTAAAGAATCCACAAAAAAATTTAGCATGGAGTCTTTCGGAGCGCAAAAAACGGATGCCAGCCTATTCAAATCCCATCATCAGATGCTTAATTTGAAGCAATTGAAACACTACTCAGATTCTAACCATATGCAGTTGGATAGTATTGGTCGTACAATCGCTGCAGATGCCAAACGGAACATCAACTACTTCACCAACTATTATAATCAGAAGCGAGATTCTTTGAAGACAACATTGGTCGCTACCGGCGATTACAGCTATCCTGATCTTGATTTGCAGACCATGAATAGCAATAAACGTAACATCATTAGCAATGCCAGTAGCCAAGTAAACTATGTGAAAGATATTGCACAAAACAGAGGACAGGAATACAAGCTGTATATAGAGAAAGATATCCGATATGATATAGAATGGCACCGCAAATTTACGTTGGCAGCATCCTGTTTACTACTCTTCGGAATTGGTGCACCGCTAGGTGCTATTATCCGTAAAGGCGGATTAGGACTTCCAGTCGTCATGGCCATTGTATTTTTCCTGATCTATCATGTAATTTTCACTATTTCGGAGAAAGCAGCAAAAGATGGCAGTCTCGAGCCACTGATAGGCATGTGGATGGCGATCATCGTTCTAACACCGTTGGCAATATTCCTCACCTATAAATCTACTAGTGACTCCGCGCTATTCGATGTTGATCAGTACAAAATTAAAGCACAGAAAATCTTCAACCGACTGAAAGAAAAGGTGGAGAAATTTCAGGATAGAAATAAGCCAACCTCTGGTGCGAAAACATCGCATTAAAGATTATGACAGCATCCTTATAGAATATCTTCGAATTACTACTAACTTTGTGTGTATAGGCTAAAGAGGTGCGATTCCGCCCTAACTGCCTTTTTTTTAATCGACAACATGAAAGTACAATTAAATACCATAGAGGAGGCCATTGCGGATATCCAAGCTGGCAAAGTCATTATCGTTGTGGATGATGAAGACCGTGAAAATGAAGGTGATTTCGTGACAGCAGCGCGTAATGCTACTCCAGAGATAATTAATTTCATGGCTACACATGGTCGCGGACTAATATGTGCACCACTTACGGAAGAACGTTGCAAGGAGCTCGACCTACATTTAATGGTAAATAACAATACCGCAGTGTATGAGACGAATTTCACCGTGTCTGTAGATTTACAAGGCTACGGATGTACCACCGGTATTTCTTCTTCAGATCGTTCCAAAACAATACTTGCTCTCATCAACCCCGATATTAAAAATGAAGAATTGGGCCGTCCGGGTCATATTTTTCCATTGATCGCCAAAGATGGTGGTGTACTTCGCCGTACCGGTCATACAGAAGCCGCGGTAGATTTAGCGCGTCTAGCAGGCTTCGAACCAGCAGGTGTCTTAGTAGAAGTACTGAAAGACGACGGTGAGATGGCTCGCCTGCCAGATCTTATTGAAGTGGCTAAACGCTTCGATCTGAAAATCATCAGCATTGAAGACCTTATAGAGTACCGTTTGAAACATGATTCCCTCATCGAAGAAGTTGTGGAAGTACAGATGCCGACTGCTTGGGGAGATTTTCAGCTACAGGCATATCGTCAAAAAAACACAGGCGAAGAACATCTTGCATTAATCAAAGGTACGTGGGAATCGGATGAATCAATTCTGGTACGAGTACATAGCTCCTGCATTACGGGAGACATCTTCGGATCCTGCCGCTGTGATTGTGGCCCGCAATTACATAAATCGATGGAACTCATCGAACAAGAAGGGAAAGGCGTCATCGTATATATGAACCAGGAAGGGCGTGGCATTGGCCTCATCAATAAGCTTCATGCCTACAAATTGCAGGAACAAGGTATTGACACCGTAGATGCTAATCTGCAACTCGGCTTTAAGCCTGATCTTCGAGATTACGGAATTGGTGCGCAGATTCTACGCTCTTTGGGGGTAACAAAAATGCGGTTGTTGTCTAACAACCCCACCAAACGTGCTGGTCTGATTGGATATGGTCTAGAGGTAGTAGAAAATGTAGCCATCGAAATAGAACCTAATTCGCATAATGAATTCTATCTCAAAACAAAGCGAGACCGTATGGGGCACAGCCTAAAAAATATATAATCAAAACAAAAAGGACGCTAGCGTCCTTTTTTAATTTATAGCCGATGCATACCGATGCTATAGAACCTGCGGCTTATTGGAACCATAAAATAATAGAAAAATGAAGATGGATAACACATGGTTAATTGAAAAAGCCTACTTACGTGGTGAATTTATAGATGCCGAAAAAAAGTTTGATGTGCTCAATCCCGCTACGAACGATTCTATCGGCAAGGTGCCAGATATACCGTTGGCACAGGTGGAACAAGCAATCGTTTATGCGGATAAAACATGGAATTCATGGAAAACCACACCAATTGGCGAACGTAGCAAGCTATTGCAGAAATTGTATCAGCTCACGCTAGAGCATCGTGAGCAGCTTGCACACGTGATGACGTTAGAGAGTGGCAAGCCTTTGCAGGAATCGTTAGTCGAAGTAGATTACGCCGCTTCTTTTATCCTATGGTTTGCAGAAGAAGGGAAACGTGCATATGGGGATACCATTCCCGCTGTGAGCAGTGAAAATAAGCTATTCACGATCAAACAAAGCGTGGGTGTGGTAGCCGCCATCACCCCATGGAATTTCCCACTCGCGATGCTGACGCGAAAAGTAGCCCCTGCATTAGCCGCGGGCTGTTCAGTTATACTTAAGCCAGCTTCCCAAACACCATTCACGGCCTTGGCATTCGCCAAATTAGCACAGCATGCCGGCATTCCAGGAGGTGTATTTCAGGTAATCACCTCTACCAACAGCCAAGGTGTCGGCAAATTATTGGCCACCAGTGAGCTTATCCGCAAAATTTCCTTTACTGGCTCTACCGCTGTCGGCAGAACGCTGATGGAACAGGCCGCAAGCACGATCAAACGTACCTCGATGGAGTTAGGTGGAAACGCTCCCTTCATCGTATTTGATGACGCCGATATTTCAGCGGCGGTATCAGGTGCCGTTGCCGCAAAATTCAGAAATGCCGGACAAACCTGTGTTTCAGTCAATCGTTTCTATGTGCATGACGATGTATATGAACAGTTTGCCGAGGCACTTACGAAAGAGGTAAGCCAGTTGAAAGTCGGAAATGGCATGGACGACGGTGTGAAAGTAGGCCCCTTAATCAATGAGAAAGCGGTAGAGAAAGTAAAAAAACATGTGGAAGATGCGGTAGGTCGCGGTGCAAAAATACAAACCGGAGGATCTCATCTGGAAGGCAACTTCTTTTCCCCTACCGTGCTGATAGATGTGCATCCAGATAGTCTAATCGCAACTGAGGAAACATTTGGCCCCGTATGTGCCCTATTCCGTTTTGCCACTGAAGCGGAAGCAATAGATGCAGCCAATGATACACCATTCGGACTAGCGGCCTATTTCTATAGTGAAAATGTAAGGCGGTGCCATCGTGTAAGCGAGCAATTAGAATCAGGAATGGTGGGAATAAATACCGGAGTAATTTCTGATGCATCCGCGCCATTTGGTGGCGTGAAACAGTCCGGCGTTGGAAGAGAAGGTTCTCACCACGGTTTGGATGAGTACCTTGAAGTAAAATACATTAGCTATGGGAAATAAAAAAGAAAAACACCAAAAAGGTGTTTTTCTTTTTTACCAAATATGGTATCTTAAGCCAACCATCACGAAATGCGGCCGATCATCTTTAAATCGCACTTCTGATTTTATTTTATAACCTGCGTACAGCGATAGAGCAACATCAGGAACGTAATAACTCACGCCAGCCTGTGCATTGAGCGTCGTACGTTGGTTAAAATCTTCGTTACGAATATTATTTTCATCAAAGCTAAGGATACGATCATATTCACTAGATGCACCGCCTCCAGCAAACACATTCCAGTTGTTTGCCGTACGATCTAAAAAGGTATAAATATAATCCGCTCCAAAAGCTACGAAATCTTTTTGCCCGTGTACCAAAGCTTGCACGCCATGATGAAGTGCAAAATCGTATTTACCCTGAATACCAAAGCTACCTCTACCCCGCTCGCCAAATTCTGGTGCTTGTAGATTCATATCTCCGTAAAAGCCAAAAGCCCAATCGTGCTCCTGTGCTTGCACCGTCGAAAATGCCGCAATAGCGACCAATAGTAGTATTATTTTTTTCATGTTATTTAGTTTTTATCTTGTGCTTTCCGCGCCAGATATCTTTTATAAGTTTTTATGCCGATCATGAGTAAAATGGCCAGTCCCACCAAGCCTACTACACCATACAGCCACTGAAATGCAGATTTAAGCACAACCAAAAATACGATTGCAAACAGAAATACCGTAGATACCTCATTCCACAAACGCAACTGTGCCGACGTCCAAGTCAGCTTTTCACTCGCCAAAGCATACATCATACGCTGGCAAGTAAAATGATACACAGCCAAGCCACCGACAAAAGCAAGCTTTATCTGCATCCAGCCCATGGAAAGCAGCCCTGGATTTGCCCAAAGCATTACTAAAGCAGAGGCAAGTACGATATACATCGCCGGCGTGGTAATCACCCACCATAGCCTTCGCTCCATGATTTGAAATTGCTGGTGCAAAACGCCATAGGCATCAGTCGGTTGCGCCTTCGCTTCCGTATGATAGATAAATAGACGTGGCATGTAAAACAAGCCCGCCATCCAGCAAACCACGAAGATAATGTGTATCGACTTAGCGTAAAGGTATATCATGACCCTGTTTCAAAGTGCAACGTGGGGTGCTTATGTACACTAATCGGCCGGCCAATCACACAAGCACCCCACGTTGGTATAACAATAATTTTAAAAAGTCGTTTGTACGAAACGCCTAATATCTAAATTCTTTAACGACTTCGATAGCGTATTTCACATTATCAAATGGAATATCAGGCATAATGCCATGTCCTAGATTGAAGATAAAGCCATCCACTCCACGCATGCGTTCGAAAAGTTGCAAGATTTTCTCGCGAATCACTTTCTTGTCCGCATACAATACGAATGGATCTAAGTTACCTTGCACCGCAATATTAGCAGGTAGGGCTTGCTTAATATTTAACAAGTCAGCATTCCAATCTACAGAGATTACATCCGGCTGTGCTTCTGCCATCACTGGCGCAAACACCGAACTGCCCTTACAGAAAGAAATAACGGGTATATCCTGTCTGTTCAGTCTAGAGATAATGTATTTGTTGTAATGGTGAGAGAATTCATGATAATCATTCCACGACAGTGCCTGTGCCCAGCTATCAAAAAGTTGGATGGCATTTACCCCAGCTGCGATCTGCATATTCAGGTATTCTACCGTTACATCGGCCACCTTTTGCAAAATAGCATGCGCCAATTCCGGCTCGTTATTAAGCATTAACTTGGTTCTTTTAAAATCTTTGGAGGAAGCACCCTCCACCAAGTAGCTCAAAATAGTGAACGGAGCCCCTGCAAAACCAATCAATGGAATACGTTTATCTAAGCGCTGTTGAATCACCTTGATGGCATCTGCTACATATTGTAAACGATCCAGACAATCTACCGATAAGCGTTCCATATCTGCTACAGAGCGTACAGGATTCGCAAATCGTGGACCTACACCTTGTTCAAATGATAAATCTCCACCCATCGCTTCTGCTGTAACTAAGATGTCGGAAAATAGAATAGCGCCGTCTATACCTAATAAATCTACCGGCAACATCGTCACATCGGCAGCGATTTCCGGTGTCTTGCACATTTCCAGAAATGAATACTTGTTCTTAATCGCCCAGTATTCTTTCATAAATCGCCCAGCTTGGCGCATCATCCACACGGGTGGACGTTCAGTTTGCTGCGACCATGCAGCACGGATTAGCAAATCGTTTTGTAAGGTGTCTTTCACTTATATATGTTTATTAACTTCGATTCTTATTTTTTCTACAATACTTTTTTGGCGTGCGGTCAGTTTCAATTCTTCCGCTATATCCAAGTAGGTAACAACGCGTTCATATTCTTTTTTTCGCAAGTTGATGTTGGCCAGATTTACCAACACCATGCCTTTCTCGTAATCCTTTCTCCAAGGCAAGCGAGAGGCCAGTTGAAAGTGATATTCTGCCTCTTCATAGCGCTCTTCCTTCAGTGCGATATTACCCATCATAAATTCGTAGAAATTGCGACGGCCTTTGCGTAGCCGATCTGGGTTATCAATCTCGGCGAGTAATGCTTTTGTTGTTTCGTAATCTTGGCGGTGAAAAGCCTGCGTAGCCAGATATACTGTTCCCTCACGCAAATGACTCCATAGCAGATAAGCCAATGCCCCTGCCAAGTATACAATAATGTTGTATTGCTGCACCGCGATCGCATACACGATAAATGTGAATACGATTCCCGCAGCGATTAGCCTCCCTCTGGTATTCATAAATAACCTTTGTAGCTTATTGATCCATAAACTTGTACCCTACCCCACGGATAGAGTGAAAGTATGTTGGACGTTTCTGATCTGGCTCAAAATATTTACGGAAAGTCAGGATAAAATTATCAATCGTACGCGTAGATGGATACACGTCGTAATTCCATACCGTCTCCAAGATCTGCTCCCTAGATACCGCTTCATTACGACGCTCGATCAATAACTTAAGCAACATCGTTTCTTTCTTGGTCAACGAGGTAATGCTACCATCCGCATGGTGCAATTCGTACGAATTGAAATAGATAGTCTTGTCGCCGATCACATAAGAATTTAGTTCTTTCAGATCGTCTCCTTTCATCACCCGACGGATCAAATTGCCAACACGAAGAATAAGCTCCTCCAAATTAAACGGTTTTACCAAATAATCATCGGCACCTTTTTTTAATCCTGTTACGCGGTCTTCACTGCTATTTTTTGCGGTAAGAAACATAATTGGCACCACGGTGTTTTGCAGGCGAATAGTCTCCGCTACCTGAAAACCATCGATTTCCGGAATCATGACGTCTAAAATAATAAGATTGAATCGTTCTTCTTTGAAGATCTTCAACGCTTTTTTTCCATCTGTAGCGGTAGTAACCCGGTACCCTTCCAATTCCAGGTTTAGTTTGATAGCTTCCAACAAATGCTCTTCGTCTTCGACCAATAATATACGTTGCTTAACTTGCATAATTCCCAAAATTTACTTCAAAAACACTTCCATTCGGTATATTGTCTTTCACACGGATGCTAGCTTCATGCTTCTGCAATACCGATTTCACTATATATAAACCCAATCCGGTTCCTTTGGTTTTACGAGTCGCCTCATTACCCACCCGATAGAACTTATTGAATATCAACTTCTTTTCAGTGTCGGAGATACCTTCTCCAAAATCAGCCACCTCAAATACAATACCTTCCTCCCTTTTCTCTAATATCACATTGATATGCGCACATGGTGGAGAATACTTGATGGCATTTTCCACCAGATTGCTCACCACATTCGTGATAGCAAATTTATCCGCATAGATCATCAGATTAGGCTCTACTGTCGCTACGATTGCTTGCTGCGACTTACAGGCATTCTTTTGCAAACGATCTACCACATTATTTACAATCTCGGTAAGCTCAAAATTCTCTTTTGGAAAACTGAATGTCCTGCTTTCCAACTTCGTGGCCAACAATACATTTTCTACCAAATAATCGAGTCGTTCAATATCTTTTAAAGAATTACCCAGAAAAACTTGTTGTTGCTCCCTGTCCAGATCTCTTTTAAGGATAGTCTGCAAATAAAGCTTGACAGAAGCTAAAGGCGACTTCAGTTCATGCGTGACGGATAGTAAAAAATTTTGCTGTTGCTGCTGATAATTACGCTCACGTTCCAGATGATTTTTGAGACGAATAACCGCCATAATAAAGATGGCCAGAAAGATCATGCCTTCTCCAATAATCATCCCCATACGC is a window from the Sphingobacterium sp. lm-10 genome containing:
- a CDS encoding START-like domain-containing protein, yielding MAEKSKLTLEYVVNSSPRILFPYLSEPNELAQWFADDVNYSEGIYEFVWDDEAFKAKLIYSKENKCVKYKWLEDEPYYFEIEIVLDELTNDVALSITDYVKEDNLEERKMIWNNSISYLQSVIGA
- a CDS encoding LptF/LptG family permease, coding for MKKIHLLILHAFIRPFLVTFTIVMFVLLMLFLFKYIDDLIGKGLEWYTILELLGYQCIVQLTMALPLSMLLSSIMTFGNLGESYELVAIKAAGVSLRNAMAPLFVLVGIFAGASFIFSDYTLPVVNLKMGTMLLDIRNQKADFLIKPGVFNNSIPGYSIRARSKSADGTVLHDLLIYNHTTSSKATNILIAKEGYMHNSVDNKYMVLQLKDGVQYEDARAKNAKRYDERQQFTRFRFKESTKKFSMESFGAQKTDASLFKSHHQMLNLKQLKHYSDSNHMQLDSIGRTIAADAKRNINYFTNYYNQKRDSLKTTLVATGDYSYPDLDLQTMNSNKRNIISNASSQVNYVKDIAQNRGQEYKLYIEKDIRYDIEWHRKFTLAASCLLLFGIGAPLGAIIRKGGLGLPVVMAIVFFLIYHVIFTISEKAAKDGSLEPLIGMWMAIIVLTPLAIFLTYKSTSDSALFDVDQYKIKAQKIFNRLKEKVEKFQDRNKPTSGAKTSH
- a CDS encoding bifunctional 3,4-dihydroxy-2-butanone-4-phosphate synthase/GTP cyclohydrolase II gives rise to the protein MKVQLNTIEEAIADIQAGKVIIVVDDEDRENEGDFVTAARNATPEIINFMATHGRGLICAPLTEERCKELDLHLMVNNNTAVYETNFTVSVDLQGYGCTTGISSSDRSKTILALINPDIKNEELGRPGHIFPLIAKDGGVLRRTGHTEAAVDLARLAGFEPAGVLVEVLKDDGEMARLPDLIEVAKRFDLKIISIEDLIEYRLKHDSLIEEVVEVQMPTAWGDFQLQAYRQKNTGEEHLALIKGTWESDESILVRVHSSCITGDIFGSCRCDCGPQLHKSMELIEQEGKGVIVYMNQEGRGIGLINKLHAYKLQEQGIDTVDANLQLGFKPDLRDYGIGAQILRSLGVTKMRLLSNNPTKRAGLIGYGLEVVENVAIEIEPNSHNEFYLKTKRDRMGHSLKNI
- a CDS encoding NAD-dependent succinate-semialdehyde dehydrogenase, producing MKMDNTWLIEKAYLRGEFIDAEKKFDVLNPATNDSIGKVPDIPLAQVEQAIVYADKTWNSWKTTPIGERSKLLQKLYQLTLEHREQLAHVMTLESGKPLQESLVEVDYAASFILWFAEEGKRAYGDTIPAVSSENKLFTIKQSVGVVAAITPWNFPLAMLTRKVAPALAAGCSVILKPASQTPFTALAFAKLAQHAGIPGGVFQVITSTNSQGVGKLLATSELIRKISFTGSTAVGRTLMEQAASTIKRTSMELGGNAPFIVFDDADISAAVSGAVAAKFRNAGQTCVSVNRFYVHDDVYEQFAEALTKEVSQLKVGNGMDDGVKVGPLINEKAVEKVKKHVEDAVGRGAKIQTGGSHLEGNFFSPTVLIDVHPDSLIATEETFGPVCALFRFATEAEAIDAANDTPFGLAAYFYSENVRRCHRVSEQLESGMVGINTGVISDASAPFGGVKQSGVGREGSHHGLDEYLEVKYISYGK
- a CDS encoding outer membrane beta-barrel protein gives rise to the protein MKKIILLLVAIAAFSTVQAQEHDWAFGFYGDMNLQAPEFGERGRGSFGIQGKYDFALHHGVQALVHGQKDFVAFGADYIYTFLDRTANNWNVFAGGGASSEYDRILSFDENNIRNEDFNQRTTLNAQAGVSYYVPDVALSLYAGYKIKSEVRFKDDRPHFVMVGLRYHIW
- a CDS encoding CopD family protein is translated as MIYLYAKSIHIIFVVCWMAGLFYMPRLFIYHTEAKAQPTDAYGVLHQQFQIMERRLWWVITTPAMYIVLASALVMLWANPGLLSMGWMQIKLAFVGGLAVYHFTCQRMMYALASEKLTWTSAQLRLWNEVSTVFLFAIVFLVVLKSAFQWLYGVVGLVGLAILLMIGIKTYKRYLARKAQDKN
- the hemE gene encoding uroporphyrinogen decarboxylase, with product MKDTLQNDLLIRAAWSQQTERPPVWMMRQAGRFMKEYWAIKNKYSFLEMCKTPEIAADVTMLPVDLLGIDGAILFSDILVTAEAMGGDLSFEQGVGPRFANPVRSVADMERLSVDCLDRLQYVADAIKVIQQRLDKRIPLIGFAGAPFTILSYLVEGASSKDFKRTKLMLNNEPELAHAILQKVADVTVEYLNMQIAAGVNAIQLFDSWAQALSWNDYHEFSHHYNKYIISRLNRQDIPVISFCKGSSVFAPVMAEAQPDVISVDWNADLLNIKQALPANIAVQGNLDPFVLYADKKVIREKILQLFERMRGVDGFIFNLGHGIMPDIPFDNVKYAIEVVKEFRY
- a CDS encoding response regulator transcription factor; its protein translation is MQVKQRILLVEDEEHLLEAIKLNLELEGYRVTTATDGKKALKIFKEERFNLIILDVMIPEIDGFQVAETIRLQNTVVPIMFLTAKNSSEDRVTGLKKGADDYLVKPFNLEELILRVGNLIRRVMKGDDLKELNSYVIGDKTIYFNSYELHHADGSITSLTKKETMLLKLLIERRNEAVSREQILETVWNYDVYPSTRTIDNFILTFRKYFEPDQKRPTYFHSIRGVGYKFMDQ
- a CDS encoding HAMP domain-containing sensor histidine kinase, with amino-acid sequence MKRALFWLYVLAFYALCQLISWGYIFTKYVPERMGMIIGEGMIFLAIFIMAVIRLKNHLERERNYQQQQQNFLLSVTHELKSPLASVKLYLQTILKRDLDREQQQVFLGNSLKDIERLDYLVENVLLATKLESRTFSFPKENFELTEIVNNVVDRLQKNACKSQQAIVATVEPNLMIYADKFAITNVVSNLVENAIKYSPPCAHINVILEKREEGIVFEVADFGEGISDTEKKLIFNKFYRVGNEATRKTKGTGLGLYIVKSVLQKHEASIRVKDNIPNGSVFEVNFGNYAS